The region CGGCTTTTGGAACAGGTCAGCATGAGACAACCCAGCTTTGCATCCGGCAGCTTCAGAAATACGTAACGCCGGAGACCACCCTTCTTGATGTGGGTACAGGCAGCGGCATCCTGGGGATCACCGCCTTAAAGCTGGGAGCAAAAGAAGTATTTGGAACGGATCTAGATGAAAATGCCATTGCAGCGGTCAGGGAAAATATGAAAGCCAATCATATATCCGGAGACAAGTTTCAAGTACTGCAGGGCAATATCATTGATGACAAGGCCGTACAGGAGGCTGCAGGCTTTGAAAAATATGATGTGGTAGTGGCCAATATCCTGGCAGACATCATTCTCCTGCTCCAGAAGGAAATTTCTGTTCACATGAAAAAGGACGCTTTCTTTATCACTTCCGGTATTATTAATAAGAAGGAAGAGGCCGTTAAAAAGGCGTTGGAGGAAAATACCGCCTTTGAGCTTGTGGAGACGACCTATCAGGGCGAATGGGTTTCCATAACGGTCAGAAAAAAATAGGAAAGGAACGCCTTACAGGCATCCCTTTCTGTCCAAAAAACATGGACAAGGAAGAGGAACGCCTTGCAGGCATCCCTTTATGTCCAAGATACATGGACAAGGAAGAGGAAAAGAATGCATCATTTTTTTGTTAGCCAGGACCAGATTGAGGAGTCATTCATCCGGATCCTGGGGCCGGATGTGAACCATATTAAAAATGTCCTGCGCATGGGAGCCGGAGAAGAGATTTTAGTCAGCAACGGGGTGGACAAGGATTACCTATGCCAGATCCTGGATGTGGCATCTGCGGAAGTGACCGCTAAGATCCTTTCTGTGGAAGAAGGCGGTACAGAGCTTCCTGCCAGACTTTATCTGTTCCAGGGTCTGCCAAAGGGCGATAAGATGGAGCTGATTATCCAGAAGGCCGTGGAGCTTGGTGTGTACCAAATCATTCCGGTGGAGACCAAGCGGGCCGTGGTGCGTCTGGATCAAAAGAAAGAAGAATCAAAGCTGCGACGCTGGAGGGCAGTATCAGAAAGTGCTGCCAAGCAGTCCGGGCGGCTTATTATACCGGAGGTGGCCGGAGTCATGACCTTCCCGGAGGCCCTGGCCTTTGGAAAGGAGCTTGATATGATAGTCATCCCCTTTGAACATGCAAAGGACATGGCAAAGACCAAGGAGATACTGTCAAGTATCAGGCCGGGAATGAGCGTAGGGATATTTATCGGACCGGAGGGCGGCTTTGAGGATTCTGAAATGGACCTTGCAGAACGTCTGGGAGCAAAGCAGATCACCCTGGGAAAACGGATCTTAAGGACGGAAACCGCCGGTCTTGCGATTGTATCTGTGCTGGCCTTCCAGTTAGAAGACTGACAGGCCATGGAAAAACCCTGTGGGTATCCCTTATGTCCGGAAATACTGGCAGTAAGAGGAAAGGAACGAGTCACATATGGAAGCTTATTTTGATAATTCGGCGACCACCAGGGTGCTGGAGCCGGTAAAGGATATAGTTGTTAAAATTATGACAGAGGACTACGGAAATCCTTCTGCAAAGCACAAAATGGGGATGGAAGCGGAACGGTATATAAAGGAGGCTGCAGAAATCATCGCAGGAACTTTAAAGGTGGCGGCAAAGGAGATCGTCTTCACTTCCGGCGGCTCCGAGTCCAATAATATGGCCCTGATTGAGGGGGCCATGGCGAATAAAAGGGCGGGAAACCACATCATAAGCACCGCCATTGAACATGCCTCGGTGTACAATCCTCTGGCCTTTTTAGAGGAACAGGGCTTTTCGGTGACCTACCTTCCTGTGGATTCCCATGGACATATCCGCCTGGAAGATCTGGAAGCGGCGATCCGCCCGGAGACCATACTGGTTTCCATCATGTATGTGAATAATGAAATCGGCGCTGTGGAACCCATAGAAGCCATTTCAAAGGTCATCAAAAAGAAGAATCCGTCCATTTTATTCCATGTAGATGCCATTCAGGCTTATGGAAAATTTGTCATCAGGCCAAAGCGGCAGGGGATCGACCTTTTGTCCGTCAGCTCCCATAAGATACACGGGCCAAAAGGGGTGGGCTTTCTATACATTGACCAGGGGGTGAAAATACGGCCTTTGATTTATGGAGGCGGTCAGCAGAGAGGCATGCGTTCCGGTACGGAAAATGTTCCTGGGATCGCAGGTCTGGGTATGGCGGCTAAAATCATGTATACGGATCATGGAGAAAAGGTACAGTCCCTGACCGCTCTTAAGGATAATTTGATCACCAGGCTTTCGGAGATCGACGGTGTTACGGTAAACAGCCTTCCCGGAGATTTATCTGCACCGCAGATTGTCAGTGCCAGCTTTTCCGGTGTGCGAAGCGAGGTGCTTTTACATGCTCTTGAGGAACGGAACATATTTGTATCCTCCGGATCTGCATGCTCATCAAATCATCCGGCTGTCAGTGGTACATTAAAGGGAATCGGCGTAAGGCCTGAGCTTCTGGATTCCACACTGCGGTTCAGTTTCGGATTTTATAATACCAAAGAGGAAGTGGATTACTGCATTGATGTGCTTAAGGAACTTTTGCCCGTTTTAAGGCGGTACCAGAGAGGCTAGGAAGAACGTCCCAAAAGCATGGACATGAATATAGAAAGGATAACAGATGCAATATCAATCATTTTTAATTAAGTATGCAGAGATCGGGGTAAAAGGAAAAAACCGTTATCTGTTTGAAGATGCCCTGGTGACCCAGATCCGCCACTCTTTAAAATGGGTGGAAGGAGATTTTGTAGTTTCCAAGGAGTCTGGACGTATCTATGTGAACGCTGAGTCAGAATATGATTTTGATGAAGTGATAGAAGCTTTCAAGTGCATATTCGGCATTGCAGCCATCTGCCCCATGGTCCAGGTGGAAGATCATGGATATGAGGATTTAAAGAAACAGGTGCTGTCCTATGTAGAGGAATTTTACGAGGATCAGAATTTTACGTTTAAGGTCAATACCCGCAGAGGAAATAAAAAGTATCCGGTGAATTCTGAACAGATCAACCGGGATTTAGGGGAACTGATTCTCCATACTTTTCCCGGGACAAAGGTAGATGTCCATAAGCCTGATGTTATGCTTCATGTAGAGGTGCGGAATAAAATCAACATTTATTCCCAATCCATTCCAGGTCCTGGCGGAATGCCGGTGGGAACCAACGGAAAAGCCATGCTCCTTTTGTCCGGCGGCATCGACAGCCCGGTGGCAGGCTATATGATCGCAAAGCGTGGGGTAAAAATTGATGCCGTATATTTCCATGCACCCCCATATACCAGCGAACGTGCCAAGCAGAAGGTAATCGATTTAGCGAAACTGGTTTCCAGATATTCAGGCCCGATCCATCTGCATGTTGTGAATTTTACGGATATTCAGCTTTACATTTACGATAAATGTCCTCATGAGGAGCTTACCATTATCATGAGACGCTATATGATGCGGATCGCGGAGCGGCTTGCAGGAGAGTGCGGTGCCATGGCTCTTATAACCGGAGAGAGCATCGGACAGGTGGCTTCCCAGACCATGCAGTCCCTGACAGCCACGGATGCAGCCACCACCATGCCCGTATTCCGTCCTGTCATCGGCTTTGACAAGCAGGAAATCGTGGATGTGTCGGAGAAAATCGGTACTTATGAGACTTCCGTGCTTCCCTTTGAGGATTGCTGCACCATTTTTGTAGCAAAGCATCCGGTAACAAAACCGAATCTGAAGATGATTGAACGGTCTGAGGAGAACTTAGAGGAAAACATAGGAGAACTGGTTGAGACGGCTATTCAAACCGTGGAAAAGATTTGGTGTTAAGGGAAAAATAAAATCGGGGTCCGGCTCCTTTGGGAAAAGGACGGACCCCGAAGTCATTAAGAAAGTTCCTTCGGCTTAACGGCTCATGGAACGAATGATTTTCCAGGTTCAGCCTGTGCTTGGCTTCCCTAAGAAAATCATGCTTAATCTACAATGTATGGAGATAAAACATTTAAGATTTCATCGGCGTTGTTTTCGGAATGGATATTTAAATCGATGGGTTTGGAAAGATCCAGGCTGAATATGCCCATAATAGATTTTGCGTCAATTACGTATCTGCCGGAAACCAGGTCAAAATCAGTATCAAATTTAGTTAAATCATTTACGAAAGATTTTACTTTGTCGATGGAATTTAAAGATATACGAACTGTTTTCATGTGAAAAACCTCCTTGAGTGATCTCTTTTATTTTATTCAGGGAACCGCCCCTTTTTCACTTCAATACTACTGATATATTGTGTAAAAGTCAATGGTAATTTTACATGAAAATATGGAAAATAGACAGATTATTTAGATAGGAGAACAATAAAATGAAAAAGGCAGCCCTGCATAATCTAGGATGCAAGGTCAATTCCTATGAAACAGAGGCCATGCAGCAGCTTCTTGAAAACGCCGGATATGAAATCGTACCCTTTGCGGAAGGGGCTGATGTTTATATCATCAATACCTGTTCCGTGACCAATATTGCAGACCGTAAGTCCAGACAAATGCTTCACAGGGCAAAGAAAATGAACCCGGGTGCTGTGGTGGTGGCGGCCGGGTGTTATGTCCAGGCAGCAGGGGAGGAGCTTAAAAAGGATGAAGCGGTGGATCTGGTTATCGGCAATAACAAAAAGACGGAGCTTGTATCCGTTCTGGAGGAATATTTTGCAAGCAGGAAGGGTCCGGAGGCAGAGATTGCCTGCGGATATCCCGTTCTGCCCCCAAAGGCAGGCCTGGATGCGGTTATTGATATCGGAGACACCAGGGAGTATGAGAATCTGTCCATTAACAGGATTGCAGACCACACAAGGGCGTTTATTAAGGTCCAGGACGGATGCAACCAGTTTTGCAGCTACTGCATCATCCCTTATACCAGAGGCCGGGTGAGAAGCCGCAAGCCGGATGAGGTAGTGGAAGAGGTGAAACGCCTGACTGCTTCCGGTTACCAGGAAATCGTGTTTACAGGGATCCATCTAAGCTCCTATGGAATGGATTTTCCGGAAAAAGAGCGGCTTACGCTCCTGGATCTGGTGAAAAGGGTACACGAAGTGGAAGGTTTAAAGCGAATCCGCCTGGGTTCCCTGGAGCCCAGAATTGTGACCGAAAAGTTTGCCGCAGAGCTTGCCCGGCTTTCTAAGATATGTCCCCATTTCCACCTGTCCCTGCAAAGCGGATGCGATGATACTTTAAAAAGAATGAACCGGCACTATACCACAGAGGAATATTTCAACTGCTGTGATGTTTTGCGCAGTGCCTTTCATAATCCGGCCATCACCACCGATGTGATCGTGGGATTTCCGGGAGAAAGGCCAGAAGAATTTAAGACAACAAGGGAATATCTGGAAAAGGTTCAGTTCTATGAGATGCATGTTTTTAAATATTCCAAAAGAAACGGCACTAAGGCGGCGGTGATGCCTGATCAGATACCGGAATCAACGAAGACGGATCGCAGCAATGAACTCCTATGCCTGGAAAAGGAAATGTCTCTTGCTTACCGGGAGTCATGGTTAGGCTGCAGGACAGAGGTGCTTTTAGAGGAGGAATTCTGGTGGAATGGCACCCGCTATATGATCGGCCATACCAGGGAATATGTGAAAGCAGCGGTTCCTTATGAAGAAGGGTTAAGGGGTATGGTGATCGAGGGAAAACTTATGGAAATGATGAATGAAGAGGTGGCATTTTTAAAACGCTGAGACACAAAATTTATTTTAGTCTTGCCGAATCCATCTTTTTGGTTTAGAATAGAGTAGAACAGTTAAAGGACGTGAGAAACATGGGCGATATTCATAATACGCAATTTTTCAAAGCAGTACAGGAGAACAAACTGAATGTAAGCCAGGTACTGGAACAGGTTTATATTGCCCTTACTGAAAAGGGCTATAATCCTATTAACCAGATCGTAGGCTATATTATGTCAGGGGATCCTACCTATATTACCAGCCATAAGAACGCCAGAAGTCTTATCATGAAAGTAGAGCGGGATGAGATTCTGGAAGAGCTGATGGGGGTATATATTGATACGATGTTGAAGTAAGTTTGTGGATAATCTTAAGTCTAGCTGTCAGATGAAGTGAAAGTAGGCGGAGTCTGACAGTTTGTTTTTATACGGTTGGCTTTGGACCAGCTTTCTTTTGCTGCACAAAGGTTGAAAAAAGCGTCTGTCAGCCTTGAGTTTGTGAACGTCGTGCCCCGCTTGACCGGGCATCAACCGGATTTGCAGACATGCCGGATTGATTCATTGGTATACCGATTAGGACATGCAGGCATTTCTGATTGATTCATTAGGAGACAAAATATGAGGATTATGGGGCTTGATTACGGTTCTAAAACTGTAGGAGTTGCTGTTTCCGACTTACTTGGTATAACCGCCCAGGGAGTGGAGACAATTACGAGAGAAGAAGAGAATAAACTGAGAAAAACCTGTGCCCGGATTGAGGAACTGATTCGGGAATATGAGATCGAAACAATTATCCTGGGGTATCCCAAAAATATGAATAATTCAGCCGGACAACGGGCTGAGAAAACAGAACAGTTTAAAGAGATGCTCATAAGACGGACAGGGCTGAACGTCATCCTGTGGGATGAAAGGCTTACTACCGTTGCATCGGAGAGAATATTACAGGAAAGCGGCGTGAGGCGGGAACACCGCAAGGCAGTCATTGATCAGGTGGCAGCGGGACTGATTCTGCAGGGCTATCTGGACAGCTTGCCAAAGGAGACAGGAAATGAACAGTGAAGAGAAGAAAATCACCCTGACAACAGATAACGGGGAAACTGTGGATTTTTACGTTCTGGAAGAAACCAGAATTAATGGAAGGAATTATCTGCTGGTAACGGATGCAGCAGATGAAGATGATGAAGGAGAATGTTACATCTTAAAGGATTTGTCAAAGCAGGAAGAGGCCCTGGCTTTGTATGAGTTTGTAGAGGATGATAACGAGATAGATTATTTATTTAAGATATTTTCCGAACTGCTGGACGGAGCAGATGTGGATATTGAAGTTTGAAAAAAGCATCTTTCAAACTTAAGTTTGTGAATCAGCCGGATATGCAAATATATCCTCTTGATAATCAGAACAAAAAAATGATGGTGAGTAATTGAGGGACTGTTAATGAAACAGGAAATTTTTAAAAATATGCTTCGAGAGAAAGGACTCAAAGTGACCAACCAGCGCATGCTGGTGCTGGAACTCATGGCAGAGCGCCCCGGGCAGCATCTGACTGCGGAAGAGATCTATGATCTGGCTAGGCAGACGTACCCGGAGATCGGGCTTGCTACGATTTACAGGACCGTGCAGGTACTGGTGGATTTATCAGTGATCGATAAGGTCAGTTTTGATGACGGATTCGCCCGCTATGAATTAGGGGGCGTGGATCGTGAGTCCAGACACCACCACCACCACGCGATTTGCAACCGATGCGGAAACGTATTTTCCTTTCAAGGCGATTTGCTGGATACGCTGGAGCAGGCCCTTCTTGACCGGTCAGGCTTTCTTGTGACGGATCATGAGGTGAAGCTGCACGGGTATTGCAGGGAATGCCGGGAGGCAATGGAAGAAGAACAGGACGGAAAATCATAAGATGGAGGTAAAATATTGAAAAAACAAGACAGCAACGCGAAAGTTAAAATCATTCCTTTAGGAGGAATGGAGCAGATCGGTATGAATATCACTGCATTTGAATGTGAAGACAGCATCATCATTGTGGACTGCGGACTGGCATTTCCTACGGATGACATGCTTGGTATTGATTTAGTCATACCGGATGTTTCTTATCTGAAACAGAATATCGATAAAGTGAAGGGATTTCTCATCACCCATGGACATGAGGACCATATCGGGGCCCTTCCCTATATATTAAAGGACATCAATGTTCCGGTATACGGAACAAAGCTGACCATTGCCCTGATCGAGAACAAGCTGAAAGAACATAATCTGCTTAAAAACACCAAAAGAAAGGTGATTAAGCACGGACAGTCGGTGAATTTAGGCTGTTTTCGTATTGAATTTATTAAAACAAACCACAGCATCGCCGATGCTTCCGCTCTTGCCATTTTCTCTCCGGCAGGCGTGATCCTGCATACAGGCGATTTTAAGATTGATTATACTCCCGTATTCGGAGAACCGGCGGATCTGGAGCGTTTTGCCGAGCTGGGAAAAAAGGGGGTTCTGGCCCTGATGTGTGACAGCACCAATGCCACCAGAGCTGGATTTACCCCTTCGGAAAGAACCGTGGGAAAAACTTTTGACAACATTTTTGCGGATCATAAAAACAACCGCATCATTGTGGCTACCTTTGCCTCTAACGTGGACCGGGTGCAGCAGGTCATCAATTCTGCAGCCAAATATGGACGAAAGGTCGTGGTTGAGGGCCGCAGCATGGTCAATGTGATCGGAACGGCCAGTGAACTCGGCTATATTAATATTCCGGATGGAACCCTTATTGATATTGACCAGTTAAAAAATTATCCGGATGAGCAGACCGTGCTCATCACCACCGGAAGCCAGGGCGAATCCATGGCTGCCCTTTCCCGTATGGCAAGCAGTACCCATAAGAAAATATCCATAAAGCCAAGCGATGTGGTAATTTTAAGTTCCCATCCCATCCCCGGTAATGAAAAGGCAGTGTCAAAGGTCATTAATGAGCTTTCCATGAAGGGAGCAGAAGTGATCAGTGATGACACTCATGTGTCAGGACATGCCTGCCAGGAGGAAATCAAGCTGATGTATGCTTTGGTACGCCCCAAATATGCCATTCCGGTTCATGGGGAATACCGCCATATCATGGCTCAGAGAAATCTGGTTCAGGCCATGGGCATCCCGAAGGAGAATGTAATCATTATGTCCTCCGGTGATGTGGTTGAGGTGGGACAGGAATCCTGGAAGACTGTAGACCACGTCCAGGCAGGAGGAATCCTGGTAGACGGTCTTGGTGTCGGCGATGTGGGAAATATCGTTTTAAGAGACAGACAGAACCTGGCCCAGAACGGAATTATTGTGGTGGTTCTTACCCTGGAAAAATACTCCAATCAGCTTTTGGCAGGGCCGGATATTGTATCCAGAGGATTTGTTTATGTCCGTGAATCAGAGGACCTGATGGAAGAGGCCAGAAATATTGTCAACGACGCGGTAACAGACTGTCTGGACCGCCATGTCAATGACTGGGGGAAAATCAAGAATGTGATTCGTGACACCTTAAGCGACTTTTTATGGAAGCGGATGAAGCGGAATCCTATGATTCTGCCGATCATTATGGAAGTGTAATACAGGGAAAAAACGTACCTTGCAGGTGAAAGACCCTGCGGGCATCCCTTTATGACTGGGAAGCGGGCGATAAAAATGAAAGGAAGCAGGATATGAGCCGGGCGACGAAAGAGATTAATAAAATAACAGGAGCAGTCATTGCGGTCTCAAGCAGGCTTATTATCTTAGCCCTGGTGGTCCTTCTGCTTTATGAGGGAGTTACCAGAGGATATGCCTTCGGCCATGAAATATTCTACGCTTCTGCCATGGAAGAAGAACCGGGGAGGGACAAGGAATTAACCGTAGCCAAGGGAACCTCCGTGGCCCAGACGGCAAAGCTTTTAAAGGAAAATGGTTTGATTGCCAATGAATACTCCTTCATCATTCAGGCAGAGTTTTTTGATTATAAGGTAAATCCGGGAGATTATACCTTTAATACTTCCATGACCTCCAAGGAGATTCTTCAGATGATGAATGAAAACACAGGGGAAAAGGAAGAGGAAAAATGATTGTTAATGACAGGATAACAGATTATATCAGATCTCTGGAATCAGACAGAAGCCCCCTCCTGTCAAAGATCGGAAAAAAGGCAAGACAGGATAATGTCCCTGTCATCAGGGAAGAGACGGCTGCTTTTCTTCAGACCATGACGGCAGCTATAAGGCCAAAGGCTATTCTAGAGGTGGGAACGGCGGTAGGCTACTCCACTCTTTTGATGGCTGAGGTCATGCCGTCAGACTGTCATATTACCACCATAGAAAAATATGAAAAAAGGATTCCCCTGGCCAGAGAAAATTTCAAAGAGGCCGGGGAGTCTGGGCGGATTACCTTGCTGGAAGGAGATGCCCAGGACATATTAAAGGGGCTTTCCGGCCCCTTTGACCTTGTATTTATGGATGCAGCTAAGGGGCAGTACCTTCTTTGGCTTCCTAGGATCTTAGAGCTGATGTCCCCCGGTGGAATGTTGATTTCTGATAATGTTCTTCAGGATGGAGATATCATAGAATCCCGCTATGCTGTGGAACGCCGGAACAGGACCATTCACGGAAGAATGCGGGAATACCTGTATGAATTAAAGCACTCGGAGCGGCTGACCACGTCTGTTGTTCCCATCGGAGATGGCATTACTGTCAGTATCTTAAAATAACGTTTGGATGATCCAATGCGGAATCCAACTTAAAAAAATATACACAAGAAAGGATTTTCATGAGAAAGACCGAACTTTTGATTCCGGCAGGCAGCCTGGAAGTATTAAAAACCGCCGTGATTTATGGGGCCGATGCTGTCTACATCGGAGGAGAAGCCTTTGGCCTCCGTGCCAAAGCCAAGAACTTCACAATGGGAGAGATCCGGGAAGGGATTGCCTTTGCCCACGAAAAAGGGGTAAAGGTCTATATTACGGCTAACATACTGGCTCATAATGACGACCTGGCCGGAGTGGAAGAATATTTTCTAGAATTAAAGGAAACACGGCCTGACGCACTGATCATTTCCGATCCGGGAGTATTTGAAATCGCAAAGCGCATCCTACCGGATATGGAGATCCATATCAGCACCCAAGCCAATAACACCAATTATGGGACCTATTTATTCTGGCACCGTCTGGGAGCCAAGAGGGTGGTTTCCGCCAGAGAGCTTTCCCTGGCGGAGATCAAGGAGATAAGGAGCAGGATTCCGGAGGATATGGAGATTGAAAGCTTCATCCACGGAGCTATGTGTATTTCCTATTCCGGTCGCTGCCTTTTAAGCAATTTCATGACCGGAAGAGATGCCAATCAGGGAGCCTGTACCCATCCCTGCCGCTGGAAATATTCCATTGTGGAGGAGAAACGTCCGGGAGAGTATATGCAGGTATATGAAAATGAGCGGGGAACCTATATCTTTAATTCCAAGGATTTATGCATGATCCAGCACATCCCGGAGATGATGGAGGCAGGAATTGACAGCTTTAAGATCGAAGGCCGCATGAAAACCGCCCTTTACGTAGCCACTGTGGCAAGAACCTACCGGAAGGCCATTGATGATTATAACAGGGACCCGGAGCTTTACCGGACCAATATGGAGTGGTACCGTTCTGAAATCGGCAAATGTACTTACCGGGAATTTACCACCGGATTTTATTTCGGAAAGCCCGATTCCACCACTCAGATTTATGATAATAATACTTACGTGAAAAACTACACGTATCTGGGAACGGTTGAAGCAGTGGATGAAAAGGGCTTTGCCCGCATTGAACAGAAAAATAAGTTCACCATTGGGGAGACCATCGAGGTGATGAAACCTGATGGGCGGAATCTGGAGGCTGTTGTAAAAGCCATCTATGATGAAGAAGGCAAACTTCAGGAAAGTGCTCCCCACTCCAGGCAGAATCTTTCTGTAGATTTGGATGTGGAAATAGAACCTTATGACATTCTGCGCCGCAGTGAAATGGATTAACATAAATGAAACCCGCAGGATCGTGATCCTGCGGGTTTTTGCCTGCCAGCCTTGCTGTGAAGGGAAATAAGAAGGCAATTTATGGGTCTTGCATTTCCCGGCAAGAATTGATCATGTCTGCAGATATGAAAAGCAGACAAAAATGTATGATAATATAAAAAAGCAAACATATGTGTTTGACATTTTGCCGGAAGAGAGTATAATAGGAAGCGGAGGCAGGCTATGAATCGGAACTATTGTGCAATAATCATAGATATAAAAAGATCAAAAACCTATGATATCGATACACGCAATGAGGTACAGGAGTACTTAACCAAATGCATTAAGATGTTAAATGACGCCAGCAAACAAGAACTTGCCTGTGATGTAACCTTTAGCGCAGGGGATGAGCTGCAGGGATTGTTTGAAAGTCCATTTGCAGCAGTTTCCTATTGGAGAATTTTGGAGCTTATGGTGCACCCGGTACAGCTGCGTGCAGGGCTGGGGGTTGGGGAATGGAATATAAGGATCGAGGGAGGAACCTCTGCGCAACAGGATGGCCCTGCCTATCATAATGCGAGAAATGCAATTGAAGAGGTATATAAAAAGCAATTTCAAAATATCAGAATCAATTCAAAATCAGAAAAAGACATATTTGCCAATTATCTGCTGAATGTTTCCTGGGGATACAAAGCCGGGCAGAATTATATGCAGAATTTTCTTCAGCTGGTTTCAGAGCTTCTTTACCCCTTTGTGGGAGAAAAGGGACAAGTAAATGATCATGGCCTGGATATGCTGAACTTAAAAGAAAGCTATGGAGTAAAGGAAAAGACATATAAAAGATCCATTGGCAGGAACCAGATTCAGAGTACGGATTTTTCCGAAACGGATCTGTTTAGGCAGGATGAAATAATCATCACCGGTCATATGACAGAGGCTGATGAGGCTGTTTCCAAAAAAGGAATGAATACCAGGATCGCTGATATCGTGCAGAGATCCAGGCAGAATATAGATACGGTGATGAAACGGGGAAATGTCCAGTTGATCCGAAGCATGGATTTCA is a window of [Clostridium] saccharolyticum WM1 DNA encoding:
- the prmA gene encoding 50S ribosomal protein L11 methyltransferase; protein product: MKWKKFTLTTTTEAVDLISSMFDEIGIEGIEIEDNTPLTEAETKGMFIDILPELPPDEGVAKVSFYLELDSDITGMLKRVEEGLSELSMFTDLGECTIESGETEDKDWINNWKQYFKPFTVDDILIKPTWEQIPEKDKDKLLIEIDPGTAFGTGQHETTQLCIRQLQKYVTPETTLLDVGTGSGILGITALKLGAKEVFGTDLDENAIAAVRENMKANHISGDKFQVLQGNIIDDKAVQEAAGFEKYDVVVANILADIILLLQKEISVHMKKDAFFITSGIINKKEEAVKKALEENTAFELVETTYQGEWVSITVRKK
- a CDS encoding 16S rRNA (uracil(1498)-N(3))-methyltransferase, with the protein product MHHFFVSQDQIEESFIRILGPDVNHIKNVLRMGAGEEILVSNGVDKDYLCQILDVASAEVTAKILSVEEGGTELPARLYLFQGLPKGDKMELIIQKAVELGVYQIIPVETKRAVVRLDQKKEESKLRRWRAVSESAAKQSGRLIIPEVAGVMTFPEALAFGKELDMIVIPFEHAKDMAKTKEILSSIRPGMSVGIFIGPEGGFEDSEMDLAERLGAKQITLGKRILRTETAGLAIVSVLAFQLED
- a CDS encoding cysteine desulfurase family protein codes for the protein MEAYFDNSATTRVLEPVKDIVVKIMTEDYGNPSAKHKMGMEAERYIKEAAEIIAGTLKVAAKEIVFTSGGSESNNMALIEGAMANKRAGNHIISTAIEHASVYNPLAFLEEQGFSVTYLPVDSHGHIRLEDLEAAIRPETILVSIMYVNNEIGAVEPIEAISKVIKKKNPSILFHVDAIQAYGKFVIRPKRQGIDLLSVSSHKIHGPKGVGFLYIDQGVKIRPLIYGGGQQRGMRSGTENVPGIAGLGMAAKIMYTDHGEKVQSLTALKDNLITRLSEIDGVTVNSLPGDLSAPQIVSASFSGVRSEVLLHALEERNIFVSSGSACSSNHPAVSGTLKGIGVRPELLDSTLRFSFGFYNTKEEVDYCIDVLKELLPVLRRYQRG
- the thiI gene encoding tRNA uracil 4-sulfurtransferase ThiI, whose amino-acid sequence is MQYQSFLIKYAEIGVKGKNRYLFEDALVTQIRHSLKWVEGDFVVSKESGRIYVNAESEYDFDEVIEAFKCIFGIAAICPMVQVEDHGYEDLKKQVLSYVEEFYEDQNFTFKVNTRRGNKKYPVNSEQINRDLGELILHTFPGTKVDVHKPDVMLHVEVRNKINIYSQSIPGPGGMPVGTNGKAMLLLSGGIDSPVAGYMIAKRGVKIDAVYFHAPPYTSERAKQKVIDLAKLVSRYSGPIHLHVVNFTDIQLYIYDKCPHEELTIIMRRYMMRIAERLAGECGAMALITGESIGQVASQTMQSLTATDAATTMPVFRPVIGFDKQEIVDVSEKIGTYETSVLPFEDCCTIFVAKHPVTKPNLKMIERSEENLEENIGELVETAIQTVEKIWC
- a CDS encoding HPr family phosphocarrier protein, with the protein product MKTVRISLNSIDKVKSFVNDLTKFDTDFDLVSGRYVIDAKSIMGIFSLDLSKPIDLNIHSENNADEILNVLSPYIVD
- the mtaB gene encoding tRNA (N(6)-L-threonylcarbamoyladenosine(37)-C(2))-methylthiotransferase MtaB, with protein sequence MKKAALHNLGCKVNSYETEAMQQLLENAGYEIVPFAEGADVYIINTCSVTNIADRKSRQMLHRAKKMNPGAVVVAAGCYVQAAGEELKKDEAVDLVIGNNKKTELVSVLEEYFASRKGPEAEIACGYPVLPPKAGLDAVIDIGDTREYENLSINRIADHTRAFIKVQDGCNQFCSYCIIPYTRGRVRSRKPDEVVEEVKRLTASGYQEIVFTGIHLSSYGMDFPEKERLTLLDLVKRVHEVEGLKRIRLGSLEPRIVTEKFAAELARLSKICPHFHLSLQSGCDDTLKRMNRHYTTEEYFNCCDVLRSAFHNPAITTDVIVGFPGERPEEFKTTREYLEKVQFYEMHVFKYSKRNGTKAAVMPDQIPESTKTDRSNELLCLEKEMSLAYRESWLGCRTEVLLEEEFWWNGTRYMIGHTREYVKAAVPYEEGLRGMVIEGKLMEMMNEEVAFLKR
- a CDS encoding IreB family regulatory phosphoprotein is translated as MGDIHNTQFFKAVQENKLNVSQVLEQVYIALTEKGYNPINQIVGYIMSGDPTYITSHKNARSLIMKVERDEILEELMGVYIDTMLK
- the ruvX gene encoding Holliday junction resolvase RuvX, with translation MRIMGLDYGSKTVGVAVSDLLGITAQGVETITREEENKLRKTCARIEELIREYEIETIILGYPKNMNNSAGQRAEKTEQFKEMLIRRTGLNVILWDERLTTVASERILQESGVRREHRKAVIDQVAAGLILQGYLDSLPKETGNEQ
- a CDS encoding DUF1292 domain-containing protein codes for the protein MNSEEKKITLTTDNGETVDFYVLEETRINGRNYLLVTDAADEDDEGECYILKDLSKQEEALALYEFVEDDNEIDYLFKIFSELLDGADVDIEV
- a CDS encoding Fur family transcriptional regulator, which codes for MKQEIFKNMLREKGLKVTNQRMLVLELMAERPGQHLTAEEIYDLARQTYPEIGLATIYRTVQVLVDLSVIDKVSFDDGFARYELGGVDRESRHHHHHAICNRCGNVFSFQGDLLDTLEQALLDRSGFLVTDHEVKLHGYCRECREAMEEEQDGKS